CGGTCGCGGCCACACTCAGCCTGGCCGGTTCCGCGCTGGCCCTGGCGCAGCCGATCCTGGCGCGCGACGCGGTCGACACGGCCGCGGCCGGTACCGTGCCGTGGCCGGTGCTCGGCGCGCTGGTGCTGCTGTTCACGGCGCAGGCCGGCACGATGGCGCTCGCCCGTTACGTGCAGGCGCGCACCGGCGAGACCATGATGCTGCGGCTGCGCCGCGCCCTGATCGACCACCTGCTGCGGGTCCGGATCCGGGACCTGGACCGGCACCGGGTCGGTGACCTGATCGCCCGCGCCGGCGGCGACACGGCCGTGGTGCGCACGCTCATCGCGCAGAGCCTCGGCTCCGGCATCGCCGGCGTCGCGGGCCTGGCCGGGACCGTGGCGCTGCTGGCCTGGCTGGATCCGTGGCTGCTGATCGCGGTCAGCGTGATGTTCGCGATCGCGGTGGCGGCGCTGCTGGCGATCGTGCGGCGGCTGCGGACGGCCTCGCGTGGCGCGCAGGAGGCGGAGGGAGCGCTGGTCGCGGACCTGGAGCGGGCGCTCGGCGCGATCCGCACGGTCCGCGCCGGCCGCGCCGAGGCGTGCGAGAGCGCGCGGGCGGCCGGGGTCGCGCGCCGGGTCCGGGACGCGAACGTGCGGATGGCCCGCCTCGCCGCGGTCAGCGGGCCCGCCAACGACCTGGCGGTCAGCGGCGCGTTCCTGGTGGTGCTGCTGATCGGCGCCACCCGGGTCGCGGCCGGGCAGACCAGCCTCGGCCAGCTCGTGGCGTTCACGCTGGCCATGACGTACCTGGCCGCGCCGATCGGGGAGATCTTCCTGGCGGTGACCGCGATCCAGCAGGGCTCGGGTGCGCTGCACCGGATCAACGAGGTGCTGGCGCTGCCCCGGGAGACCGATCCGGTGCCGGCCCGGCCGCACACCCCGGCCGGGCCGGTGCTGGAGTTGCGCGACGTCTGGTTCGGCTACCACCCGGACCGGCCGGTGCTGCGCGGCGTCGACCTGGTGGTGCCGGCTCGCGGGCACCTCGCGCTGGTCGGCCCGTCCGGTGCCGGCAAGTCCACGATCTTCGCGCTGGTGGAGCGCTTCTACGACCCGGACCGCGGCACGGTGCTGCTGCACGGGCAGAGCGTCGCGTCCGTCCCGTACGGGCGGCTGCGCGCCACGGTCGGCCTGGTCGAGCAGGACTGCCCGTTGCTGCACGGCACGCTGCGCGACAACCTGCTCTACGGCAGCGGCCCGGTCGGCGACGACGAGCTGCACCGCATGCTGGCACTGACCAGCCTGACCGGCGTGGTCGCCGCGCTGCCCCGGGGACTGGACACCGACGTCGGCGAGCACGGCCGGCTGCTCTCCGGTGGACAGCGGCAGCGGGTCGCGATCGCCCGCTGCCTGCTGAGCCGTCCGCGCCTCATCCTGCTCGACGAACCCACCGCCCACCTGGACCCGGACAGTGAGCGCGCACTGGCCGACACGATCCGCGACGTCTCCCGGGTCTGCGCGCTGATCGTCATCGCGCACCGCTTCTCCACCGTCCGCGGCGCCGACCGGGTCGTGGTCCTCGACGGCGGCCGGGT
This genomic window from Catenuloplanes niger contains:
- a CDS encoding ABC transporter ATP-binding protein; protein product: MRADLARWRDVRRLTVGHRRAIAVAATLSLAGSALALAQPILARDAVDTAAAGTVPWPVLGALVLLFTAQAGTMALARYVQARTGETMMLRLRRALIDHLLRVRIRDLDRHRVGDLIARAGGDTAVVRTLIAQSLGSGIAGVAGLAGTVALLAWLDPWLLIAVSVMFAIAVAALLAIVRRLRTASRGAQEAEGALVADLERALGAIRTVRAGRAEACESARAAGVARRVRDANVRMARLAAVSGPANDLAVSGAFLVVLLIGATRVAAGQTSLGQLVAFTLAMTYLAAPIGEIFLAVTAIQQGSGALHRINEVLALPRETDPVPARPHTPAGPVLELRDVWFGYHPDRPVLRGVDLVVPARGHLALVGPSGAGKSTIFALVERFYDPDRGTVLLHGQSVASVPYGRLRATVGLVEQDCPLLHGTLRDNLLYGSGPVGDDELHRMLALTSLTGVVAALPRGLDTDVGEHGRLLSGGQRQRVAIARCLLSRPRLILLDEPTAHLDPDSERALADTIRDVSRVCALIVIAHRFSTVRGADRVVVLDGGRVVADGTHAELLRRDAYYRRLAASAEPLRVSR